One Nostoc punctiforme PCC 73102 DNA window includes the following coding sequences:
- a CDS encoding type I polyketide synthase — translation MEPVAIIGIGCRFPGANNPDAFWHLLRNGIDAISEVPVERWDIEKFYHPQPGTPGKMNTRYGGFIEQVDRFDPDLFGISPREAKAMDPQQRLVLEVAWEALENAAIVPAEISGTQTGVVVGIGNYDYGILSSKDLDRISAYDGTGNTISIAATRLSYLLNLKGPSFTIETACSSSLVALHLACQSLRNQETDLFVVGAVSLMLSPQQTITYSNAHMMAEDGRCKTFDAKADGYVRGEGCGVILLKRLADAMRDGDNIQAIIRGSAVNQDGLSNGMTAPNSVAQQAVIRQALQNASVEPAQISYIEAHGTGTSLGDPIEIRALKTVLMQGRSSEQPCWIGSVKTNIGHLEAAAGMAGLLKVVLALKHQQIPPHLNLQELNPLISFDDIPFAIPCELQPWQVNTEPRFAGISSFGFGGTNAHVILEEGRGQQRGNQSQRIDILERPLHLLTISAKTPPALSELAQRYANFLDENPELALADICYTANRKRSHFEHRLAVVADSTSELRQQLQLFTARTETTTIVTGQVQGNKRRKIAFLFTGQGSQYTGMGQKLYQTQAKFRQIIEQCDQILQPYLDKPLLEVLYPQPETNSPIDNTAYTQVALFALEYALYQLWQSWGIKPDVVMGHSVGEYVAACVAGVFSLEDGLKLIAARGRLMQALPENGAMVAVMATAEQLQPLLAAYKEKVAIAAVNGPQSLVISGEKSAISAITSQLETAGIKTKQLQVSHAFHSPLMQPMLADFLQVANEIKFAPPQMKLISNVTGQLATIEIATAEYWCRHILNPVEFAASMATLQQQKVAICVEIGPKPILLGMGRQCNPTVEGLWLPSLRSGQDDWQVMLLSLAQLHCHGVAVDWLLFDADYSRVRLYLPTYPFQRQRFWIESKTDQKTDRLVHSSIVKLLHQGNIEQLTQQLASQLSADEQTYLPKLLEVLVKQHQMEINSPAILDWFYQIEWQPQPRRQPETQKNGAPKKVGSWLILGDRTGLGQAIAQLLQNQGHSCVLVYLGDDYQQQGTATWSMNPARREDFQRLLREALPSGELAWCGVIHLWSLETTQTKDLSLVELVQAQTWGCISVLHLLQAIAENPQPINPTFWLVTRGAISVNSSLPAVQQSPVWGLGKVVALEHPELWGGMVDLDPQPTADEAFTLLTEISDAQKEDHLAFRSGQRYVARLVPMQPTASSKKDFNSNGTYLITGGLGALGLQLAQWLVTQGVKSLVLLGRSDASPEAQATITRMQASGIEILVAQADVCNRADMLQVLETVAASMPPLKGAIHAAGAVGYDTITAMDLTTWESILRPKVLGGWILHELTQDMQLDLFVSFSSIASVWGSKGQAHYAAANHFLDTLANYRRSRGLPGLSINWGPWAEVGMAVGEAQQFLARMGVEALPPQLALAALGLTLRGDAAQVTIANIDWTVFKGIYEARGQRLLLEKLETHIQENTEKALDEKSEILQNLTAATATERQPILIAYLQAEISKVLGAAQLADTHRGFFEMGIDSLMAVDLKNRLETNLNCSLPGTLLFEVPNIQDLATYLGKEVLHWQDEPQEVATEPNTDLLKITQLSQEEVEASIADKLAELESLIG, via the coding sequence GTGGAACCCGTAGCAATTATTGGCATTGGCTGTCGTTTTCCTGGTGCTAACAACCCAGACGCTTTTTGGCATCTTTTACGCAATGGGATTGATGCGATATCAGAAGTGCCTGTGGAACGATGGGACATTGAAAAATTTTACCATCCCCAGCCTGGGACACCAGGAAAAATGAATACTCGTTACGGTGGATTTATTGAACAAGTAGATCGGTTTGATCCAGATTTGTTTGGTATTTCTCCTCGGGAAGCCAAGGCAATGGACCCCCAACAACGCCTGGTTTTAGAAGTTGCTTGGGAAGCCTTGGAAAATGCCGCGATTGTACCTGCTGAGATATCTGGCACCCAAACGGGGGTTGTCGTTGGCATCGGTAACTATGACTACGGCATCTTGTCATCCAAAGACTTAGACCGAATCAGTGCCTATGATGGTACTGGCAATACTATTAGTATTGCTGCTACTCGCCTATCTTACCTATTGAACCTTAAAGGTCCGAGTTTTACTATTGAAACGGCTTGCTCGTCCTCCCTAGTTGCGCTGCACTTAGCCTGTCAAAGTTTGCGAAATCAAGAAACCGATTTATTCGTAGTCGGAGCGGTGAGCTTGATGTTGTCTCCGCAACAGACTATTACCTACTCTAATGCTCACATGATGGCAGAAGATGGGCGTTGCAAAACCTTTGATGCTAAAGCAGATGGTTACGTCCGTGGTGAAGGATGTGGGGTTATATTGCTCAAGCGTCTGGCGGATGCGATGAGGGATGGAGATAATATTCAGGCAATTATCAGAGGTTCAGCAGTTAACCAAGATGGACTGAGCAATGGGATGACAGCACCTAACAGCGTTGCTCAACAAGCTGTAATTCGCCAAGCGCTGCAAAATGCTAGTGTTGAACCTGCCCAAATTAGCTATATTGAGGCTCATGGCACTGGCACATCACTGGGAGATCCCATTGAAATCAGGGCTTTAAAAACCGTTCTCATGCAAGGCCGCAGTTCTGAGCAACCATGCTGGATTGGTTCAGTGAAAACCAATATTGGCCATTTGGAAGCTGCCGCGGGAATGGCTGGGTTACTGAAAGTAGTTTTGGCGCTGAAGCATCAACAAATTCCGCCTCATTTAAATCTTCAAGAGCTAAACCCCTTAATTTCCTTTGACGACATTCCCTTTGCTATTCCTTGCGAACTGCAACCTTGGCAGGTAAATACTGAGCCTCGCTTTGCAGGTATCAGTTCCTTTGGTTTTGGCGGTACTAATGCCCATGTCATTTTAGAAGAAGGCAGAGGACAGCAACGAGGAAATCAGAGCCAGAGAATAGATATCCTGGAACGTCCTCTACATTTACTCACTATCTCTGCAAAAACTCCTCCGGCTTTGTCTGAATTAGCACAACGTTATGCGAACTTTTTGGATGAAAATCCAGAATTAGCTTTGGCAGATATTTGCTACACAGCTAATAGAAAGCGATCGCATTTTGAACACCGTTTGGCAGTTGTAGCAGATTCTACTTCTGAGTTAAGGCAGCAACTACAACTTTTCACTGCTAGAACAGAAACAACTACAATAGTCACAGGTCAGGTACAAGGCAACAAGCGCCGCAAAATCGCCTTTTTATTTACAGGACAAGGGTCACAGTACACCGGGATGGGGCAAAAACTGTACCAAACTCAAGCTAAATTCCGGCAAATCATCGAGCAATGCGACCAAATTCTGCAACCATATCTAGACAAACCATTACTAGAAGTTTTATATCCTCAACCAGAGACAAACAGCCCCATCGACAACACCGCCTATACCCAAGTTGCTCTATTTGCCCTAGAATACGCCCTCTACCAACTGTGGCAATCCTGGGGGATTAAACCAGATGTAGTCATGGGGCATAGCGTCGGAGAATACGTCGCCGCCTGCGTCGCTGGGGTATTTAGCCTCGAAGACGGGTTGAAATTGATTGCCGCCCGTGGGAGATTAATGCAAGCCCTACCGGAAAACGGGGCGATGGTAGCAGTCATGGCCACAGCAGAGCAACTACAGCCACTGCTAGCAGCATACAAAGAAAAAGTCGCCATCGCCGCCGTCAACGGACCCCAGAGTCTGGTAATCTCTGGAGAGAAATCAGCCATCAGTGCCATCACCAGCCAACTAGAAACCGCAGGGATCAAAACCAAACAACTACAAGTATCCCACGCCTTCCACTCCCCCTTGATGCAGCCGATGTTGGCAGATTTTCTGCAAGTCGCCAATGAAATTAAGTTTGCTCCACCGCAGATGAAGCTGATTTCTAATGTCACTGGACAACTAGCCACAATAGAAATCGCCACAGCCGAATATTGGTGTCGTCATATTCTTAATCCTGTAGAATTTGCCGCAAGTATGGCGACACTACAACAGCAGAAAGTGGCAATATGTGTAGAAATCGGTCCCAAACCGATATTGTTGGGTATGGGTCGTCAGTGCAACCCCACAGTTGAGGGATTGTGGTTGCCCAGTCTGCGCTCGGGACAAGATGATTGGCAGGTGATGTTATTATCCTTGGCACAGTTGCATTGTCATGGTGTGGCTGTGGATTGGCTCTTGTTTGATGCTGATTATTCCCGTGTGCGTTTGTATTTGCCTACTTATCCTTTCCAACGTCAGCGTTTTTGGATAGAGAGTAAAACTGACCAAAAAACCGATCGCTTAGTTCACAGCTCGATTGTAAAGCTACTACATCAAGGAAATATAGAACAATTAACCCAGCAGTTAGCCAGTCAACTATCAGCAGATGAGCAGACATATTTGCCAAAACTGCTGGAAGTGCTGGTGAAGCAACACCAGATGGAAATCAATTCCCCAGCCATTCTCGATTGGTTTTATCAGATCGAATGGCAACCCCAACCCCGCCGCCAGCCAGAGACACAAAAAAATGGAGCGCCTAAAAAAGTTGGTAGTTGGCTAATATTAGGCGATCGCACTGGTTTGGGACAAGCCATAGCCCAATTACTGCAAAACCAAGGTCATAGTTGTGTCCTTGTCTACCTTGGTGATGACTATCAGCAGCAAGGAACTGCCACTTGGTCGATGAACCCAGCTAGACGGGAAGATTTTCAGCGTTTATTGCGAGAAGCTCTGCCATCTGGTGAATTAGCTTGGTGTGGAGTCATACATCTGTGGAGTTTAGAAACAACCCAAACAAAAGATTTGTCCCTTGTTGAGTTAGTACAAGCGCAAACCTGGGGATGTATCAGTGTATTACATCTGCTCCAGGCGATCGCGGAAAATCCACAACCCATAAATCCCACTTTCTGGTTAGTGACGCGGGGGGCAATCTCTGTCAATTCCTCACTGCCAGCCGTACAGCAATCACCTGTGTGGGGGCTAGGTAAAGTAGTAGCACTGGAACACCCAGAGTTATGGGGAGGGATGGTAGATTTAGACCCCCAACCCACAGCCGATGAAGCTTTCACACTATTGACAGAAATTAGCGATGCTCAAAAAGAAGACCATTTAGCTTTTCGTTCTGGACAGCGTTATGTAGCACGGTTAGTACCGATGCAGCCAACAGCATCATCAAAGAAGGATTTCAACAGCAATGGCACTTATCTAATTACTGGTGGGCTTGGTGCATTGGGACTCCAACTAGCCCAGTGGCTTGTTACCCAAGGCGTAAAATCCTTAGTGTTGCTAGGACGCAGCGATGCTTCACCAGAGGCACAGGCAACTATTACCAGGATGCAGGCATCTGGGATCGAGATTTTGGTAGCACAAGCAGATGTATGCAATAGAGCAGATATGTTGCAGGTGCTAGAAACAGTGGCAGCATCAATGCCACCCCTGAAAGGTGCGATCCATGCAGCGGGTGCAGTTGGCTATGATACCATCACCGCAATGGATTTGACTACCTGGGAATCTATTCTGCGTCCAAAAGTACTGGGAGGATGGATTCTGCACGAACTCACCCAGGATATGCAATTAGACTTGTTTGTCAGTTTTTCCTCCATCGCCTCTGTGTGGGGATCAAAAGGACAAGCCCATTACGCAGCCGCCAACCATTTCCTCGATACCTTAGCAAATTACCGACGCAGCAGAGGATTACCTGGATTAAGTATCAATTGGGGACCTTGGGCAGAAGTAGGCATGGCTGTAGGAGAAGCCCAACAGTTTTTAGCCCGGATGGGAGTCGAGGCTTTGCCACCACAGCTAGCACTGGCTGCTTTGGGGTTGACTTTGAGAGGAGATGCCGCCCAAGTGACGATCGCTAATATTGATTGGACTGTGTTTAAAGGTATTTATGAAGCCAGAGGGCAACGCCTGCTATTGGAGAAGTTAGAAACACACATACAGGAAAACACAGAAAAAGCTCTAGATGAAAAGTCAGAAATATTACAAAATTTAACAGCAGCAACAGCAACTGAACGCCAACCGATTTTAATTGCTTACCTGCAAGCAGAAATCTCTAAAGTGTTAGGAGCGGCTCAACTAGCAGATACACACCGGGGTTTCTTTGAGATGGGTATAGATTCTTTAATGGCCGTAGATTTAAAAAACCGCCTAGAAACCAATCTCAACTGTTCTTTACCTGGAACTCTGCTGTTTGAAGTACCCAACATTCAAGACTTAGCAACATATCTGGGTAAGGAAGTCTTACATTGGCAAGACGAACCACAGGAAGTAGCAACCGAGCCGAATACAGATTTATTAAAAATTACACAACTATCTCAGGAGGAGGTGGAAGCGTCAATTGCTGATAAATTGGCAGAACTAGA